A DNA window from Aquarana catesbeiana isolate 2022-GZ linkage group LG01, ASM4218655v1, whole genome shotgun sequence contains the following coding sequences:
- the LOC141129181 gene encoding serine/threonine-protein kinase SBK1-like codes for MASNIEDVTKNTAKNLLEFISETSENLRMMEVTDFFDPIKELGSGAYGKVLLAKHRGSDELVAVKLVSKETTPKDNFLMEYGMSLCLSSHPNIIATHEIVSHTSSDFVFVQEVAPAGDLLSIVKKSVGLNEDIVKSCVLQIANALDFMHSKGMVHRDIKLDNILLMDIQCNNVKLADFGLTMLQGTQAPFMPWFIPYSAPELCTLKQGEKLLLHPNIDIWAFGVMIYTAMTGSFPWREAGSHDLKYQNFASWQMEKDLTLSPRKWQQFSIEARKMFWGMLALNASERCSALDVLNYVHLPWKAEMPPENLSRNTVVHVT; via the exons ATGGCTTCCAACATTGAGGACGTGACCAAGAACACTGCAAAGAATCTCCTTGAGTTCATCTCCGAAACCTCTGAAAACCTGAGGATGATGGAGGTGACTGACTTCTTTGACCCCATTAAAGAGCTCGGGAGTGGAGCGTATGGAAAGGTTCTGCTGGCCAAACATCGGGGTTCAG ATGAGTTGGTGGCTGTAAAACTGGTGAGCAAGGAGACAACTCCAAAGGACAACTTCCTAATGGAATATGGAATGTCTCTTTGTCTCAGCAGCCATCCAAATATCATTGCAACCCACGAGATCGTTTCCCATACCAGCAGTGACTTTGTCTTTGTCCAGGAGGTGGCGCCAGCTGGAGATCTTCTCTCAATAGTAAAGAAAAGT gttgGTTTGAATGAAGATATAGTGAAGAGCTGTGTTCTACAGATCGCGAATGCTTTGGACTTTATGCACAGCAAAGGAATGGTCCATCGGGACATTAAACTGGACAACATTTTGCTCATGGACATCCAATGTAATAATGTCAAGCTGGCAGATTTTGGACTGACAATGCTCCAGGGAACTCAAGCACCCTTTATGCCATGGTTTATACCGTACTCCGCTCCGGAACTGTGCACCCTAAAACAAGGGGAAAAGTTGCTGCTGCACCCGAACATTGACATCTGGGCCTTTGGGGTCATGATATACACAGCTATGACAGGGTCCTTCCCCTGGAGAGAAGCAGGGAGTCATGACCTCAAGTATCAGAACTTTGCTTCATGGCAAATGGAGAAGGATCTGACCTTGTCACCAAGAAAGTGGCAACAATTCTCTATTGAAGCCAGGAAGATGTTCTGGGGCATGTTGGCCCTCAATGCCTCTGAGAGGTGTTCTGCTTTGGATGTTTTAAATTATGTCCACCTGCCTTGGAAAGCAGAAATGCCTCCAGAGAATCTATCCAGGAATACGGTAGTACATGTGACATAA